The Sedimentibacter sp. zth1 DNA segment TTATGAATAGAAATGATAAGTATTTATGTGGATTAACAATACCAGAAATGAATAAAGAACACCAAGATAATCCAGATAATAAGGTTGAATGGGTACAATACACAGAAGAAGATATATCTATTAGAGAGAAAGCATATATAAAAATGCTTAATAAAATGTATGATGAGATTGATGGATTTAGTAAATTCTCTAATGTAGAAAAGTGGTTTTATGCAATTGGATACAATGAAATATACAAAATAAAATTATGTAATTCATATTATGGTGGTAGTATTGGGGAAGGAAAAATTAAATATTTAATAGATGAATTAGAGAAAAATTATGGTACTGATTTTACACATATTAATTTTGCAAATTTTGATAATAAAGCAACTATATTTTACCATACATATGAACAAAAAAAAATAATAGTGGAAGAAAGTTTTGAAAGAATATATAATAACTTATTAGAAGACTACAAAAACTTCTATGATTTTTTAGGGGACAATGTAAAATCAAAAGGCAAGGATGCCAATAGAACATATACATTTGAAGAACCTGGAGATTATGACTTTATAGAATATTTGGTTTGCTTGTATTTTGACAGAGCGGATACATTTGAATTATATGAATATACATTTGATGATTGTGGATTAGTAAAAACATTTACATATAAAAGCATAGAGGAAATAATTAAAAATATAGAAGAATAAAACATATATAACACAACAATTTATTGTTGTGTTTGGTGTTATATATAATTATTATAATTTTAGTAGCAATCTAAAACATATGGTAATATTAAAAGGAGAAAACTATGTCGGGGATATCTTTAAAAAATGTAACAAAAATTTATCCAAATGGATTTACTGCATTGGAAGATTTAACATTGGATGTTAATGATAAAGAATTTATTGTATTAGTAGGTTCTTCAGGATGTGGTAAATCAACTATTTTAAAAATTATAGCTGGTTTAGAAGGTGTAAGCAAAGGTCAAGTAATAATTGGTGACAAAAACGTTAACAACGTTTCTCCAAAAGATAGAAATATATCAATGGTTTTTCAAGATTATGCATTGTATCCACATCTAAGCGTATATGACAACATGGCATTTTCTCTTAAATTGAAAAAATATAAAAAAGCTGAAATAAACGAAAAAATAGAAGCTGTATCAAAGAAACTAAAAATTGATGACATCCTTAATAAAAAACCAGCTACGCTTTCAGGAGGACAGAAGCAAAGGGTAGCTCTTGGCAGAGCTATCATAAGAGAACCAAAAGTGTTTTTATTTGACGAACCACTTTCAAATATAGACGCAAAGTTAAGAATGCAAACAAGAATTGAACTAATAAAACTTCATAAGCAACTCCAAACAACTTTTATATATGTAACTCACGATCAAACTGAAGCCATGACTATGGCTGATAGAATAGTTGTTATGCAAAACGGAAAAATACAGCAGATTGATACTCCAGAAAATTTATACAATAACCCTGATAATTTGTTTACAGCAAGTTTCATAGGCACACCTCAGATGAATTTCATAGATGGGCAGTTAAGCACACAAGATAAAAATGATATATTAAATATAGATATAAATGGACAAACTATAACTAATTTAATTTCAAAAAACAATACGAACGAAGAAATAACAGATAGGCAAGTAATTTTAGGTATAAGGTCAGAAAAAGTTTGTATAAAAGATGACATTTTAGACATGAACGTAGATGATAAAATAATAATCAAAAATTGTGATGTTGAAGCAATAGAGTTATTAGGTTCTGAAAAGCTTATATATTTTAATTGTGGTGAAACCAATATTATTACTAAAGTTGATGCATCTCAAAATATTGCCAAAAACAAAAATTATGATATATACTTTAATATAAAAGATATCCATATATTTGACAAACAAACCGAAAGGAAGATAATACTATGAAAGGAGATAGGCTAGTAAAATATTCATTTCTCAGTATAATCGGAGTTTTTGTTCTATTTATTATTCCATTTATACTATTGCAATTGCAATTTGATGTGAGTTTATTGAGCAAAGAAGGTATACTAGCAGATCAATCATTTATCATTGCAGTAAAAAATACACTTGCATTTATGTTAGTGTTTATACCTATAGTTGTAATTTTAGGTTTTGTACTAGCATATTTGACAGAGTATTATAAATTTTCAATGATAGTACAAATGATTATAATTTTACCCATAGTTTTACCTGCTCTATCGGTTTCAGGTTTTTTTAAAGAAATAATGTATACGTTCTTTTATCAAAAGCTTGGTAGTATTGGTTTTCTTGGAGTTATATTTATTTGGGCAAGTACAGGATATGCTTACCTTATTATGCTCATATCCCTAAAAAGTAGGAACGTTTCTATAGAGCAAGCAGCATTGTTAGATGGAGCAAGTCAGTTTAAAGTATTGTTCAAAATTATATTGCCATTACACTCAAATGCATTAGTATTATCAATAATTTTAAGCATTTATAATTCACTAAGAATATTTAAATATACATATGCTATATTCGGAGAAATTCCAAAACTTGAATTACTTACTATACAAAACTATTTGTATATAAAGTTAAAAAAATTTCATCCGGACGTATTAGTTGTTTCAGCGGATATATTTTTAATAATTATTTTAGTCATGCTACTTGTAGTTATTTCTTGGGGTAATCACAGAAATAAAAAATTAATAAAATAAACTGTGGGGGGAAGATAGTATGAAAAGGATATCAAAATATGTTTTTTCAATAGTTATAATAGTATTATTTTTTACACCTGTGTTTTATACTTTATCACATTCCTTTATGGATTCTATTGAAGTAACTAAAAGTAAATCTTTTATTCCTTTTGTATTTAATATACAGCAATACATATCACTTTCATTTGAAAATCAAGAGTTTTTTAGAATGATAATAAATTCAATAATTATTGTATTTACAATAATAGTTGGTCAAATAGTATTGTCTGCATTGACAGCATATTATTTTGCATTTCATAAAGGAAAATTTTCAAATATAATCTTTGTAATATACATTTTTTTAATGCTTTTACCTTTGCAAATTACATTAATTCCAAATGTAGTATTCTTTAATAATTTAGAAATTAAATTTGGTATAAAAATGTTTGATACATATTTGCCTATAATTTTACCAGGAATTTTTAGTACGTTAGGAGTATTTTTCTTAAAACAATTTTATCAAAATATACCTAGAAATCTTATAGATATGGCAAAATTAGATGGTGCATCAAACTTTCAAATATTGTATAAAGTTGTAATTCCTTACTCAAAAAGTGCTATATGGGCATTAGTACTTCTTATATTTGTAGAAAATTGGAACATGATAGAACAACCGCTAATATTTTTAAATTCAACAGCTAAAATGCCTGCTTCAATATATTTAAACACTTTATATACTACAAATAAGCAAATTTTTTATGCATCATCTGTTATTTTCATGTTCCCTGTTCTGGGATTAGTCGTGAAGAACATTGATAAGTTAAAAGTTTTAGTTACGTTAAATAGGAGGAAGTAATGAATAAACTATTAGAAAAATTCTTAAAAATATTTGGAATATTTATTCTTGTTATAGTTGTAATAGGTATTTTTATGCTTATCGTACATAACAGCACATTATATCCTGTACAAGTATATTCGGAAAGTAAAATTACCAATGTTAATCAGTTATATGAATTTAATGGTGTAGTAAAACCTAAAAATTATGTTGAAATTTATGCAAACAGAGATTTAGACTTAACAGATATTAATGTGGAAAATACTCAAATTGTTGAAGATAAAGAGTTGTTTGCGCTAAAACAAAGTGACGATAAAGTTTTAGATAAAAGTGCTTTTAACGTAGTGTCTCCAAACAAAGGAAACGATGAAGAGTGTTTAATAATCAATGAAAATAACAAAATACAAGTAAACAAAAAAATATATATAGACTATATATCTGATACAGCTCAAATTAAAAAGGGTGATATGATTTGCAGATATTGCTATTATGATGAAAATTTATGTATAGAAGCATCTGTTGATAAAAATTTATTTAATTATATGACTGACTATCAGCCAGATATAAAATTTAAAAATAATGATACACTACTGTTAGAAGTTGTTGATTATGATGAATTTCCTCAATATTGTGATATGTTTCTTGAAGTAAAAAATGCAGCGATAAATATTTTAGTGCCATTTGAAGAAGTAAACCTAAATACATATAAAGAAATGAAATGTGATCTTGTGGTAAATAAAGAAGTTTTATTACCACGAGGAGAAATTGCAATAAACAGTAGTGGGGTTATATATTATGTTGTAGAAGAAAACACAATACTTGGTAAACAAAATGTTTTGATAGAGCAAGAATGTGAAGTTTGTGCTATAAATGAATATCAAATAGGTTTAAAGTTTGATATGCACAAAGCATATTCAGTGCAGGTAAAAGGTGTAGTTGCATTTCCAACATCAAAATTAGAAGATGGCATGAGGGTTAGAATAAAATGAAAAAAAGTTTAAGATTTTTAATCATCTTTATTCTTATAACTTTGTTAATTATGTCATATGTAAAAACAAATCTTGATTTAAATTTAGTCGAAGTACATTTTGATATTCCACAATCACCTGAAAAAGTAAATAATTTAATTGAAAGCATGTATGCGTATGATTTCGTAAATGTTTATGATATTTTGATAAATAATCAGAAGATGAAGGTTTGCGACGGAAATATCAATATTTTACTTGAACAATACAAATTTAAGGATTTGAAGCTGAATTATTCAGATAATGAGGTGCTGGTAGGAAAAAAATATATAGAACATAAGTCTTTATACAGTGTTCCACCAAAAACATTAACTATCTGTTCAAATACCTATGATATAAACGGAGTATTATTAGATACAGAAGATATCATATATAGAGATTTAAACCTGTTAAATGATAATCCGATAACAGAGCAGACACTGTACATAGAAAAAAGTAGTATAGATGGTTATGTGGATATAGACAGAATACAAACTGTATTGGGGTATAAATATATTAATACTACAAAACTATATGATTATAACAATTTATATAAAACACTTATAATTATATTGTTTTTTTTGATTTCAATAACATTTATTATTTTAATAATCATATTAATCAAATGGCTTAACAGTAAAATCAAAATGTTTAAAAACGGTTATAGGGAACAAAAACAATCTATCTATTTTTCGCAATATATAAAACAGAAAAATAATGTGTCAAATTTGTTGAAAATAATATTATGTGTAGTAGTAACAGCTATCTTAGTATTATGTTGTGGATATTTCATAAACTATATATTTACTACAAAAGTATTATTAAATATAAATATTACATCAATAAAAAATATAACTAATTTAGTGGATATTTTCAAAGAATTTTCAAGGCTTAATTTCAAATACGGCTTTTCATATTATGAAGTGATGGTATTTAAAATAGTAATTGTGTATTTGGCAATGTGCTTAATAACAGTTGTCAGCATAATAAAATCATTATGTATATTAATATATAAGTCAGTTTTTGTAAAACAGTAAGTGAGAGTAAATGTAAAAAAACTCGTGTATTTAAGGATTTATGTTTAGAAAAAATAATATAATAGCCTGATAGTATTATAAAGTGTCCTTGACAAAGGATACATTTTAGAGAGAAAAAGGATTTGATTTTTTTAGTAAGCATGGTGACATATCATTTCATGAAATTAAGTCATTACCATATAGTGAACAAAATACAATAGACTATTTAAAATTAAAAAAACAAAATATAATTATAGATGAAGAAGGATTTAGAAATAATTTATTTAAAAATATAAATATCGAACAAATTGTATCTAGTTTAAAAAACAGATTTAGTTCAAATAAATATATTATCAATTTAAAATATATTGAAAGTGAAATTCAAGTCATTACAGAACAAAAAAATGTTAAAGACAATATTTTAAATATTGAATTATTAGTAGTTGATACAGTTTATAATAAGGAATATATCTATAAATTGCCTAATTTAGAATCAATAAATAAGATACCATTGAGACGTATAACTTTAAGAAGAGAAATATGTAAAAATATATTAGATTATAATTATAAGTACATAAAAATAAACGAAGAAGTGAACAGTGTTTTTATAAATATCTTAACTTTTTACTTTATCGAAGAAAATTCGAATATTATGGGAAATGTTAAATTTAGTAAATTGTTAACACTAGAAGATGTAAGTAATGAATGTTATCAAGAATCGTATAGAAAATATGATTGTTATGGGAATTTGAAAACCACTACTGTTTTAGTTAAAGATGGAACTGTTGTAAATTCGTTGAATAAGAACACTAATAACTCATATCGTAATAACTATAATACTTTACCATTTATAAGACCTAATTTTATAGTTCAAGCTGAGGGGGACAGTGAGCATTTCAAAAAAACCTTAGCTTCATACGCATATATTACTATAGAAAAAATATATATTGAAACTATTAACTTAAGTATCTTTGATGGAAGCATTTCATTTAAAGCAAAATTGAAGTATAAAAATATAGTTTGTTTCTGTTTTATTAAAGGAAATATATTTGATGTTTTCAAGAATATTATAGCAATAAATTCATACCTTAATAATGATTTGTTAAAAAAGAAAAACAATAAAGTACCTGAGCTATTAATTGAAAGTACGAATTTTACCATACGTTATATCAAATGTAAAAGTAGTCATTTAGGAGAAAATTTATGAAAATCATTGAAGTTAAAAAATTAACTAAGTTATATGAGAATAAACGGGGAATAAAAAATCTTAGTTTTACTTTAGATGAAGGTAATATATTATGTATAATAGGTAATAATGGTGCTGGAAAAACAACTGCATTAAAATGCATTATGAATTTATTAATTCCAGACCAAGGAGAGATATTAATTAATGGAAATAGTGTTCTTATGGATTCCAAAAAATATAAAAGAAGCATTTCATATATACCAGAACTTCCTATTTATTATAATGAGTTGACGGTTTATGATCATTTGAAGTTTATTGCAATGGCTTATGAATTAGATTATAAGGAATTTGAGAATAAGGTTAAGTTTTACGCTAGTAAGTATGAAGTTGAAAATTATTTACATTGTTATTTTAATGAATTGTCAAAGGTGTGTTTTGCAAGTAAAAAATACACAATGTAGCTTCTTTTTTTTGCATAGTGCACTTGCTACAAATTTATATATTATTTTTGATTAGTTAGTGCTTGTGCAAGCCTGTTGCTTTCACCTGGGAAAGAAACAATGCTCGCATGATGCACAAGTCTATCAATCAAGGCAGCAGTAAGTTTTGTATCTCCAAAAACCGATGACCATTGACCAAACTCAAGGTTTGTAGTTACAATTATACTTTGCTTTTCATAACATTCTGATATTACATTAAACAATAATTCTGATCCTATTTTATCAAATGGTACATACCCAACTTCATCTAAAATTAACAATTCATTTTTCTTCAATCTGTTTCTAAATTGACGTATGTTACCCTGATTATATTTATATACTAAAGTTTCAACGAGTTCAGAAACCCTAAAAAATTGTACATTTAGTCCTTTCCTGCAAGCCTCTATTGATAAGGCCGTAGCCATATGTGTTTTACCAGTTCCTACGTTACCCATTAAAACTATGTTTTCCTTATTTTTTATCCATTCTAATGATATTAATCTTTCTTTGTTACATGTTGATGGAAAGATTATTTCGTCAAATTTATATCCTTCAAATGTTTTAATTTGAGGAATATTTGATGTTTTTAATAATTTGCTAAGTTTAGCTCTTTTTCTGCCTTCTATTTCAGCATTTAAAACCTCATAAATATATTCTTTTTGCTTAGTTGTACTAGTTTCAATTAAATCATCTATATATGCTATTTTTAACTGTTTACATATATCCTTTATTGCTTCATTATTCAACACTTACACCTCCATGTGATAATTTATTATATTTGCATAAATTTATTGATGATTCTTTTATATCCTTTGGAGTGTAATTTTCATTTATATCACTTTTGTAAATTCCACTATGTTCAGAATTATCGTATAAAGCAGCGGTTATCGTTGAAATACTATTGTTATGATTATATTGTCCTATACATACTGATATGTCCTTGATATTGTATACATTTAACCAATTAATACAGGCTGATATTCTTTCTTTTCGAACATCTAAATTTTCTATGCTTATATATTCTTTTAGTTCTTTTGGTAACATCTTTGTAAATTGTGAATGTATTACACTTCTTGGCTTTTTACTATATCCTTTAAATACTTCTATCCATGGAACCTCATGGATTTTATCTGTATATGGTCTTGGTATTGATGTAATCATGTTATATTTTGTGTCTAATATATCTATTTTGTCCCATGTAACCTTTACAGGAAGGCTTGTACCTATATTGACTCCAAATATCTTTATATCTGTATTATCTACCTTGATTTCACCGTATTTATTAACAGTTTTACTTTCTAATCTATATATTTCATATTCTGTATCTGGTAACTTTTTTAAATTCTTTTTATCTTCTTCCCATAATTCATGTATCTTTTGATCTTTTGCGTAATGTACACGTTGCATATCTTTTTTAGTTCTCTTATCAAGTTCATTTTCCAATGTTTCAAAGCTTTTAAATATTGGTATTGGAACACAAAAATTTCGTCTTACATATCCACATTTATTCTCTACATTTCCTTTTTCATTTCCAGCTGCTGCATTGCAAAATATTGATTTAAAGCCATAATGACTTTTAAATCTTAAAAAGCTATCGGTTAATATTCTTTCATCACCTTTTTGTATTTTTACTACTGCTGCTGATAAATTATCAAACCATATTGACTGAGGCACACCACCTGATTTCTTAAATAGCTTTTTTAATCCTTCTAAAAAACACTCTTGGTTTTCTGATGGAACTGGTTGTACAAAAGCATTATTGCTATATGGATAGCTTAATACCAATACTTTTACATCGACAAAATTTGCTTCCTTACTAACTTGCATTGTGTAAAAATCAACCTGTGCTTCTCCTGGTTCATGTTCAAGCCTTTCATATGACGGTGAACTTTCAATTTTCATTAATGCTTTAGTTTTTTCTACATAGGCACATACTGTTCTATATCCACCTTTAAATCCATGTTCATTACATAATCTATTATATATTGCTTTCGCTGTATGCCTTTGCTTTTTAGGTACTAATTTATCTTCATTTAACCATGTATCAACTATTTCTTTGTATGGTTCCATTACTGGTGATTTTTTTGTTCTCTTTTTTATTGGCTCATTCCAATTATCTTTATCAGCATATTTTTTTGCTGTTCTCCAATTAATATTTAGCTTTTCTTTAATTTGGTTAATATTTAGGTCTTCAAATTCTCTTAAATATTTGATATAATCTTGTTGAGGCACTTTTAACATCCTTTCGTTCTCCTTCGTTAGTTCTTATCAAACATAACGATAACGGATTGTTTGGTTGTTAGCAAGTGTCTTTTTTTAACATTTTATACTATGCATTTTTAGGCGGCTATACTGTGTACTTTTATTATGCCATAAACAAAAGGGGACAAAACAAAAAATTTTTTTAATTATGACATTAATGAAAAAGAGTAGTTTATTAATTTTGGATGAACCTTTTGATGGATTAGATGTGTTTACAGTTGATAAATTAATCGATTGTTTAAAAGAATTACGTGATGATAAGGTTTCAATAATAATTACATCTCATAATATGGATATAGTTAGTGAAGTTTCAGATTATCTTTTAATATTAAAGGATAGTAATCAAATAGTATATGATTCGGTGCACAACTTGCATATTAAATATAAGACTAATGATTTAGAATATATTTTTAAAA contains these protein-coding regions:
- a CDS encoding ABC transporter ATP-binding protein encodes the protein MSGISLKNVTKIYPNGFTALEDLTLDVNDKEFIVLVGSSGCGKSTILKIIAGLEGVSKGQVIIGDKNVNNVSPKDRNISMVFQDYALYPHLSVYDNMAFSLKLKKYKKAEINEKIEAVSKKLKIDDILNKKPATLSGGQKQRVALGRAIIREPKVFLFDEPLSNIDAKLRMQTRIELIKLHKQLQTTFIYVTHDQTEAMTMADRIVVMQNGKIQQIDTPENLYNNPDNLFTASFIGTPQMNFIDGQLSTQDKNDILNIDINGQTITNLISKNNTNEEITDRQVILGIRSEKVCIKDDILDMNVDDKIIIKNCDVEAIELLGSEKLIYFNCGETNIITKVDASQNIAKNKNYDIYFNIKDIHIFDKQTERKIIL
- a CDS encoding carbohydrate ABC transporter permease, whose translation is MKGDRLVKYSFLSIIGVFVLFIIPFILLQLQFDVSLLSKEGILADQSFIIAVKNTLAFMLVFIPIVVILGFVLAYLTEYYKFSMIVQMIIILPIVLPALSVSGFFKEIMYTFFYQKLGSIGFLGVIFIWASTGYAYLIMLISLKSRNVSIEQAALLDGASQFKVLFKIILPLHSNALVLSIILSIYNSLRIFKYTYAIFGEIPKLELLTIQNYLYIKLKKFHPDVLVVSADIFLIIILVMLLVVISWGNHRNKKLIK
- a CDS encoding carbohydrate ABC transporter permease — encoded protein: MKRISKYVFSIVIIVLFFTPVFYTLSHSFMDSIEVTKSKSFIPFVFNIQQYISLSFENQEFFRMIINSIIIVFTIIVGQIVLSALTAYYFAFHKGKFSNIIFVIYIFLMLLPLQITLIPNVVFFNNLEIKFGIKMFDTYLPIILPGIFSTLGVFFLKQFYQNIPRNLIDMAKLDGASNFQILYKVVIPYSKSAIWALVLLIFVENWNMIEQPLIFLNSTAKMPASIYLNTLYTTNKQIFYASSVIFMFPVLGLVVKNIDKLKVLVTLNRRK
- a CDS encoding metallopeptidase TldD-related protein; protein product: MPNLESINKIPLRRITLRREICKNILDYNYKYIKINEEVNSVFINILTFYFIEENSNIMGNVKFSKLLTLEDVSNECYQESYRKYDCYGNLKTTTVLVKDGTVVNSLNKNTNNSYRNNYNTLPFIRPNFIVQAEGDSEHFKKTLASYAYITIEKIYIETINLSIFDGSISFKAKLKYKNIVCFCFIKGNIFDVFKNIIAINSYLNNDLLKKKNNKVPELLIESTNFTIRYIKCKSSHLGENL
- a CDS encoding ATP-binding cassette domain-containing protein, encoding MKIIEVKKLTKLYENKRGIKNLSFTLDEGNILCIIGNNGAGKTTALKCIMNLLIPDQGEILINGNSVLMDSKKYKRSISYIPELPIYYNELTVYDHLKFIAMAYELDYKEFENKVKFYASKYEVENYLHCYFNELSKVCFASKKYTM
- the istB gene encoding IS21-like element helper ATPase IstB; this translates as MLNNEAIKDICKQLKIAYIDDLIETSTTKQKEYIYEVLNAEIEGRKRAKLSKLLKTSNIPQIKTFEGYKFDEIIFPSTCNKERLISLEWIKNKENIVLMGNVGTGKTHMATALSIEACRKGLNVQFFRVSELVETLVYKYNQGNIRQFRNRLKKNELLILDEVGYVPFDKIGSELLFNVISECYEKQSIIVTTNLEFGQWSSVFGDTKLTAALIDRLVHHASIVSFPGESNRLAQALTNQK
- the istA gene encoding IS21 family transposase, which gives rise to MLKVPQQDYIKYLREFEDLNINQIKEKLNINWRTAKKYADKDNWNEPIKKRTKKSPVMEPYKEIVDTWLNEDKLVPKKQRHTAKAIYNRLCNEHGFKGGYRTVCAYVEKTKALMKIESSPSYERLEHEPGEAQVDFYTMQVSKEANFVDVKVLVLSYPYSNNAFVQPVPSENQECFLEGLKKLFKKSGGVPQSIWFDNLSAAVVKIQKGDERILTDSFLRFKSHYGFKSIFCNAAAGNEKGNVENKCGYVRRNFCVPIPIFKSFETLENELDKRTKKDMQRVHYAKDQKIHELWEEDKKNLKKLPDTEYEIYRLESKTVNKYGEIKVDNTDIKIFGVNIGTSLPVKVTWDKIDILDTKYNMITSIPRPYTDKIHEVPWIEVFKGYSKKPRSVIHSQFTKMLPKELKEYISIENLDVRKERISACINWLNVYNIKDISVCIGQYNHNNSISTITAALYDNSEHSGIYKSDINENYTPKDIKESSINLCKYNKLSHGGVSVE
- a CDS encoding AAA family ATPase, with product MKKSSLLILDEPFDGLDVFTVDKLIDCLKELRDDKVSIIITSHNMDIVSEVSDYLLILKDSNQIVYDSVHNLHIKYKTNDLEYIFKKIMLKDTSEYV